A genome region from Balneolaceae bacterium includes the following:
- a CDS encoding aminotransferase class I/II-fold pyridoxal phosphate-dependent enzyme, with the protein MDLFDKLQGRPGPLGEFTSEGYGYYTFPKLEGPIGPEMKFKGKNVVVWSVNDYLGIASHPEVRKADVEAAEAHGFSSPMGARLMTGNSDEHEALEEELADFVHKESALLLNYGYQGIMSVIHALVDRNDFLIYDELSHACIVDGKQLAMSDKSVFKHNDVESFEKQLERAHRKSKPNSSILVVTEGVFGMTGDLGMLEEMIELKKKYPFRLLVDDAHGFGTLGHDGSGTGTELGCHDGIDIYFGTFAKAVAIIGAFVATEPRVVEFLKANVRSQIFAKSVPMPIVVSARKRLEIIRNNPQLREQLWENTRKLRKGLKDIGYNVLPSESPVTPVLTQGSTELCQLIMRKLREEHGVFVSGVTYPVVPKGTVLIRLIPTASHTDSHIEQTLKGFEAIKDVVMSQEKKRTA; encoded by the coding sequence ATGGATTTATTTGACAAACTTCAGGGAAGACCGGGACCACTGGGAGAGTTTACGTCGGAGGGATACGGCTATTATACGTTTCCCAAGCTTGAAGGTCCCATCGGCCCGGAGATGAAATTCAAAGGCAAGAATGTGGTGGTCTGGAGCGTGAACGACTACCTGGGCATTGCCTCTCACCCCGAGGTGCGAAAGGCTGACGTCGAAGCCGCCGAGGCGCATGGCTTCAGCTCGCCCATGGGTGCCCGCCTGATGACCGGTAATTCTGACGAGCATGAGGCTCTGGAGGAGGAGTTGGCTGACTTCGTGCATAAGGAGTCAGCTCTGTTGCTCAACTATGGTTACCAGGGCATTATGAGTGTGATTCACGCTCTGGTCGACCGCAACGATTTCCTGATATACGACGAACTCAGCCATGCCTGCATCGTGGACGGCAAGCAGCTGGCCATGAGCGACAAGTCAGTTTTTAAGCACAACGATGTGGAGAGCTTCGAGAAGCAGCTCGAGCGGGCCCACCGCAAATCGAAGCCCAACTCCTCAATCCTGGTCGTTACCGAGGGTGTCTTCGGCATGACAGGTGACCTTGGCATGCTGGAGGAGATGATCGAACTCAAAAAGAAGTACCCATTCCGCCTGCTGGTGGATGACGCCCACGGCTTCGGTACTCTTGGGCACGACGGATCCGGTACCGGCACCGAGCTGGGCTGCCACGACGGCATCGACATCTATTTCGGTACTTTTGCCAAGGCCGTGGCCATTATCGGCGCCTTCGTAGCCACCGAGCCGCGTGTGGTGGAATTTCTAAAAGCCAACGTCCGAAGCCAGATTTTTGCCAAGTCGGTACCCATGCCTATCGTAGTCTCCGCCCGCAAGCGCCTGGAGATTATCCGCAACAATCCCCAGCTGCGCGAGCAGCTCTGGGAGAATACCAGAAAGCTGCGCAAGGGACTCAAGGATATCGGGTACAACGTGCTGCCATCCGAAAGCCCTGTCACTCCGGTGCTGACGCAGGGAAGCACGGAACTTTGCCAGCTCATCATGCGCAAGCTGCGTGAGGAGCATGGGGTATTCGTCAGCGGGGTTACCTATCCTGTCGTACCCAAGGGCACGGTGCTGATCCGTCTTATTCCGACCGCCTCACACACCGACTCCCACATTGAACAGACTCTGAAAGGCTTTGAAGCCATCAAGGATGTGGTGATGTCCCAGGAAAAAAAGAGGACGGCCTGA
- a CDS encoding aminotransferase class I/II-fold pyridoxal phosphate-dependent enzyme, with the protein MTLDFDDKQFDTALRKAGDLVKELYREDSDRPVFAGKSAEEVIRLFDEPLPEESEPVEKVLDRVREQVFGTMTRSMGPRYFGYITGGGNQVAVLAEMIKASLNQNNLKWHSSPVSTEMERLVMRWVAEFTGYPIDSAGVLLSGGSVANFNCMAVARTVKAPANVSAEGLYGSKPLTVYVSEEGHSSFDKAVDMLGIGRNYLRKVPVDEELRIDLEALERLIDRDRNAGFHPICAIGVAGTTNNGAVDDLDGVADICEKHDLWYHVDAAYGGPAARVEGVSHLFSGLERADSLVVNPHKWLYVPFEAGGALVRNPEHLRATFSTIPDYLRSDRGDDGRTDLMEYNLPLTKEFKALKVWMTLKTYGARRLRESIRRDIDRADMLALMVEEHPRMEMMAPAPLSIVCFRYNPGGKDPDELDRLNERIAREVEQDGRIFLTATRICGRAALRTCFINHRTREQDVRLIVEVVDELGAG; encoded by the coding sequence ATGACCCTGGACTTCGACGACAAGCAGTTTGATACCGCTCTCCGCAAGGCGGGTGACCTGGTGAAGGAGCTCTACCGCGAGGACTCCGACCGGCCGGTCTTTGCCGGCAAGTCTGCCGAGGAGGTGATCCGTCTCTTCGACGAACCCCTGCCGGAAGAGTCTGAACCTGTGGAGAAGGTTCTGGACCGCGTACGCGAGCAGGTATTCGGAACCATGACCCGCAGCATGGGACCCCGATATTTCGGTTACATTACCGGCGGAGGGAACCAGGTGGCCGTGCTGGCCGAGATGATCAAGGCCTCTCTCAACCAGAACAATCTCAAATGGCACTCCTCGCCTGTCAGTACAGAAATGGAGCGGCTGGTGATGCGCTGGGTGGCCGAGTTCACCGGTTATCCGATCGACAGTGCCGGCGTTCTGTTAAGCGGGGGCTCGGTGGCCAACTTCAACTGCATGGCGGTTGCGCGTACCGTCAAAGCTCCGGCCAACGTCTCCGCCGAAGGACTCTACGGCTCCAAGCCGCTGACGGTCTACGTCTCCGAGGAGGGGCACTCCTCCTTTGACAAGGCGGTGGATATGCTGGGCATAGGCCGCAACTACTTGCGTAAAGTACCGGTAGACGAGGAACTGCGCATCGACCTGGAGGCGCTGGAGCGCCTGATCGATCGCGACCGGAATGCGGGTTTCCATCCCATATGCGCCATAGGTGTGGCAGGCACCACCAACAACGGGGCGGTGGACGATCTCGACGGGGTGGCCGACATCTGCGAGAAGCACGACCTGTGGTACCACGTGGATGCCGCCTACGGGGGGCCTGCCGCGAGGGTGGAGGGAGTCTCTCACCTCTTCTCCGGACTGGAGCGGGCCGACTCACTCGTGGTCAACCCCCACAAGTGGCTCTACGTGCCTTTCGAGGCAGGGGGCGCGTTGGTCCGCAATCCTGAACACCTGCGTGCTACGTTCAGCACCATTCCTGACTACCTCAGGTCGGACCGCGGGGACGACGGCCGCACAGACCTGATGGAATACAACCTGCCGCTCACCAAGGAGTTCAAGGCACTTAAGGTGTGGATGACCCTTAAAACCTACGGCGCACGCCGCCTGCGAGAGTCCATTCGAAGGGATATTGACAGGGCGGACATGCTGGCTTTGATGGTGGAGGAGCACCCCCGAATGGAGATGATGGCCCCGGCTCCCCTTTCCATTGTATGCTTCCGCTACAATCCAGGCGGGAAGGACCCCGATGAATTGGATCGTCTCAACGAACGTATAGCACGGGAGGTGGAGCAGGATGGCCGTATATTCCTGACTGCTACGCGTATCTGCGGCCGCGCCGCCCTCCGCACCTGCTTTATAAACCACCGCACGCGGGAACAGGATGTGCGCCTCATCGTGGAGGTTGTGGACGAACTGGGAGCCGGTTGA
- a CDS encoding CPBP family intramembrane glutamic endopeptidase: MNLRTVRLTAEWAAFFFLVPLLFYFDLLPVPKVLALVAASLGIAAALWRDAGYSFAGDWKGEAGAGEWKSLALRGCAVAAAILTLTLLVQPGQLLGFPQGAPWRWGMVMLLYPFLSALPQELLYRSWFFRRYRPLFGAEAGMVLASALSFSFLHVIYDNPWALGLSFAGGLLFASTYRRSRSLMVVAAEHALYGCLVFTIGMGGYFYEPF, encoded by the coding sequence ATGAACCTGCGGACGGTACGTCTTACAGCAGAGTGGGCGGCCTTCTTCTTTCTGGTGCCCCTCCTCTTCTATTTCGATCTGCTGCCCGTGCCCAAGGTGCTGGCCCTGGTGGCCGCCTCCCTGGGCATTGCCGCCGCCCTCTGGCGCGATGCCGGTTATTCCTTTGCCGGCGACTGGAAGGGGGAGGCCGGTGCGGGTGAATGGAAGAGCCTGGCCCTGCGCGGGTGCGCCGTGGCCGCTGCCATCCTCACGCTCACCCTGCTGGTGCAGCCCGGGCAGCTGCTGGGCTTCCCTCAAGGGGCCCCCTGGCGCTGGGGCATGGTCATGCTGCTCTATCCCTTTCTGTCCGCCCTCCCCCAGGAATTACTCTACCGCAGCTGGTTCTTCAGGCGCTACCGTCCCCTTTTCGGGGCGGAGGCCGGCATGGTGCTGGCCAGCGCGCTCTCCTTCTCCTTTCTGCACGTGATCTACGACAATCCCTGGGCGCTTGGATTGTCCTTTGCCGGCGGCCTTCTTTTTGCGAGCACCTACCGTCGCAGCCGATCCCTGATGGTGGTGGCCGCCGAGCATGCCCTCTACGGCTGCCTGGTATTCACCATCGGAATGGGGGGGTATTTCTACGAACCCTTTTAA
- the uvrA gene encoding excinuclease ABC subunit UvrA, translating into MSQTESIAEQQEPTQHQDRPIVVKGARVHNLKNVDVEIPRNRMTVITGVSGSGKSSLAFDTIYAEGQRRYVESLSSYARQFLERMDKPDVDFIQGISPAMAIQQKTTSTNPRSTVGTTTEIYDYIRLLWARIGLTISPESGEEVHKDTTRTAIAELVDKYGEDTKFYVLFPIPRHEDKELVDEFKVLKEKGFTRLLDMKDESVTDLTSGVEEAAESVDPHSFRVLVDRLAVKTDEDSRSRIAGSLETAFQEGHGRCSMKIRGGEELRFSERFERDGMEFEEPSPQMFSFNNPYGACDTCEGFGRVAGIDEDLVIPDPELTIRDGALAPYSGQKFSRHLRDLIKVAARYSLPIDTPYQDLSDKMKEIIWNGKDEYTGLHSFFEDIKSQSYKVHMRVFYSRYRGYSRCPNCNGYRVRPDALHVKVNGRHIGEVSEMSIGHARDFFENLELTEFEKEVAEQVLYEIRKRLKYLDEVGLEYLTLNRLANTLSGGESQRISLANSLGSSLIGSLYVLDEPTIGLHPRDNERLINIMKSLRDIGNTVLVVEHDPEMIRSADNIIDIGPFAGVHGGEISFTGTYEELLESKTLTGKYLSGRKEIPVPEKRRPGSDKHLLLEGAAEHNLKSLNVEFPLGKLVCVTGVSGSGKSTLVHDTLYAGMQKRMGTYNDKVGRHRGLKGTHHIDSVEMVDQSPIGRSSRSNPATYTKAFDGIRDLFADTRQSKIMGYEPGHFSFNVPGGRCENCQGEGIQKIEMQFMADIELTCEACGGKRYRKDVLQVKYRGKNIHDVLEMSVSEALEFFVDEQSITSRLQPMEDVGLGYLKLGQSATTLSGGEAQRVKLAKFLAKSVGDHTLYFFDEPTTGLHFEDISKLLDSFNRLVDEGHSVIIIEHNLDVIKCADWIIDIGPEGGFAGGQIVATGTPEEIAEVEESHTGKYLKPVL; encoded by the coding sequence ATGTCGCAGACCGAATCGATCGCCGAGCAGCAGGAACCCACCCAACATCAGGACCGACCCATTGTCGTAAAGGGAGCCAGGGTCCACAACCTCAAGAACGTTGACGTCGAGATCCCCCGCAACCGCATGACGGTAATCACCGGCGTCTCGGGATCGGGCAAGTCCAGCTTGGCCTTTGACACCATCTACGCCGAAGGGCAGCGCCGTTACGTGGAGAGCCTCTCCAGCTACGCCCGTCAGTTCCTGGAGCGCATGGACAAACCCGATGTGGATTTCATACAGGGTATCTCCCCTGCCATGGCCATCCAGCAGAAGACCACCTCCACGAATCCCAGGTCCACGGTTGGCACCACCACCGAAATCTATGACTACATACGGCTTCTCTGGGCCCGTATCGGCCTCACCATCTCCCCGGAGAGCGGTGAGGAGGTCCACAAGGACACCACCAGGACGGCCATTGCAGAGTTAGTTGACAAGTACGGAGAAGACACCAAGTTTTACGTGCTCTTTCCCATCCCTCGCCACGAGGACAAGGAGCTGGTGGACGAGTTCAAGGTACTCAAGGAAAAGGGCTTCACGCGCCTGCTCGACATGAAGGATGAGTCCGTAACCGACCTGACCAGCGGGGTAGAGGAGGCCGCCGAATCGGTGGACCCGCACAGCTTTCGCGTACTGGTGGACCGCCTCGCTGTGAAAACGGATGAGGACAGTCGAAGCCGCATCGCAGGCTCCCTGGAAACCGCATTCCAGGAGGGACACGGCCGTTGCTCTATGAAAATCCGCGGCGGCGAGGAGCTGCGTTTCAGCGAGCGGTTCGAACGCGACGGCATGGAGTTCGAGGAGCCCTCCCCCCAGATGTTCTCCTTCAACAATCCCTACGGGGCCTGCGACACATGCGAAGGCTTCGGCCGGGTAGCCGGCATCGACGAAGACCTGGTTATCCCCGATCCTGAACTGACCATACGCGACGGGGCACTAGCTCCCTACAGCGGCCAGAAATTCAGCCGCCATCTTCGCGACCTGATCAAAGTGGCCGCCCGCTACAGCCTCCCCATCGACACCCCCTACCAGGACCTCTCCGACAAGATGAAGGAGATTATCTGGAACGGTAAGGACGAGTACACGGGGCTCCACTCGTTTTTCGAGGACATCAAGAGCCAGTCTTACAAGGTACACATGCGTGTCTTCTACTCACGCTACCGGGGCTACTCCCGCTGTCCCAACTGCAACGGCTACCGGGTGCGCCCCGACGCCCTCCATGTAAAGGTAAACGGCCGACACATCGGAGAAGTCTCCGAAATGAGCATCGGACACGCCCGCGACTTTTTCGAGAACCTGGAATTGACGGAATTCGAGAAGGAGGTGGCTGAGCAGGTGCTCTACGAAATACGAAAGCGACTGAAGTACCTGGACGAGGTGGGACTTGAGTATCTCACACTCAACCGGCTTGCCAACACCCTCAGCGGGGGCGAATCGCAGCGCATCAGCCTGGCCAATTCGCTGGGAAGCTCCCTTATCGGCAGCCTCTATGTGCTGGACGAGCCCACCATTGGGCTCCACCCCCGTGACAACGAACGTCTCATCAACATCATGAAGTCGCTGCGCGACATCGGCAACACCGTGCTCGTGGTGGAGCACGACCCGGAGATGATCCGCTCGGCCGACAATATCATCGACATCGGACCCTTTGCCGGGGTGCACGGCGGTGAAATAAGTTTTACCGGTACCTACGAGGAGCTGCTGGAGTCGAAGACCCTCACCGGAAAATATCTTAGCGGCCGCAAGGAGATTCCCGTGCCGGAAAAACGCCGGCCCGGCTCCGACAAGCACCTGCTGCTTGAGGGCGCCGCCGAACACAATCTGAAGAGCCTCAACGTTGAGTTTCCCCTGGGCAAGCTGGTCTGCGTCACCGGGGTGAGCGGTTCCGGCAAGTCTACCCTGGTGCACGATACCCTCTATGCCGGCATGCAGAAGCGCATGGGCACCTACAACGATAAGGTGGGACGTCACAGGGGTCTCAAGGGCACTCACCATATAGATTCAGTGGAGATGGTGGACCAGTCGCCCATCGGCCGGTCCTCCCGGTCCAACCCGGCCACCTACACCAAGGCCTTTGACGGCATACGCGACCTCTTCGCCGATACCCGCCAATCGAAGATCATGGGCTATGAGCCCGGCCATTTCTCTTTCAACGTGCCTGGGGGACGCTGCGAGAACTGTCAAGGCGAGGGCATTCAGAAGATCGAAATGCAGTTCATGGCCGACATCGAGCTGACCTGCGAGGCCTGCGGCGGCAAGCGCTACCGCAAGGACGTGCTGCAGGTAAAATACCGCGGCAAAAACATCCACGACGTACTGGAGATGTCGGTATCGGAAGCCCTGGAGTTCTTCGTGGACGAGCAGAGCATTACCAGCCGCCTGCAGCCCATGGAGGACGTGGGGCTGGGTTACCTGAAACTGGGGCAGAGCGCCACCACGCTATCCGGCGGAGAGGCCCAGCGTGTCAAGCTGGCCAAATTCCTGGCCAAGTCCGTCGGCGATCATACGCTCTACTTCTTCGACGAACCCACCACCGGCCTGCACTTCGAAGACATCTCCAAGCTGCTGGACTCCTTCAACCGGCTGGTGGACGAAGGCCATTCGGTGATCATCATCGAGCACAACCTGGACGTGATCAAGTGCGCAGACTGGATCATTGACATCGGTCCCGAAGGCGGTTTCGCCGGGGGACAGATCGTGGCCACAGGCACGCCCGAGGAGATCGCGGAGGTGGAAGAGAGTCATACCGGCAAGTACCTGAAGCCGGTCCTCTGA
- a CDS encoding GAF domain-containing protein, whose amino-acid sequence MNTSFTLATDELLSSVDRLISEGGGRDKVLLGICRLLADSVEVFDWVGFYLVDPEAERELVLGPYVGEETDHTRIPFGKGICGQAAESLETFVVQDVSQADNYLACSMDVQAEIVVPVMNGDSFVGELDIDSHTRGSITEAHRELCEAICERVAPLM is encoded by the coding sequence ATGAATACCTCTTTCACTCTCGCCACTGACGAGCTGCTGAGCAGCGTGGACCGACTCATCTCAGAGGGCGGCGGACGCGACAAGGTACTCCTTGGTATCTGCCGACTCCTGGCTGACTCCGTAGAGGTGTTCGACTGGGTGGGTTTCTACCTGGTGGACCCAGAGGCCGAGCGAGAGCTGGTGCTGGGACCCTATGTGGGCGAGGAGACCGACCACACCCGCATTCCCTTCGGCAAAGGCATCTGCGGGCAGGCGGCCGAGTCGCTGGAGACTTTCGTGGTGCAGGATGTCAGCCAGGCCGACAACTACCTGGCCTGCAGCATGGACGTTCAAGCGGAGATCGTGGTGCCTGTGATGAACGGCGATTCCTTCGTGGGCGAGCTCGACATCGATTCCCACACTCGCGGCTCCATCACTGAGGCGCACCGGGAGCTCTGCGAGGCGATCTGCGAACGCGTAGCCCCATTGATGTGA
- a CDS encoding DUF2238 domain-containing protein, protein MNVLSTLGKVSRDRLLLVLGGLLLAEFLLLAIAPHDRADWLLENILVFLAVPVLYATWRWFPLSRISYLLIFAFLFLHEIGAHYTYAQVPYDAWLRSAFGFSLNEAMGWERNHFDRMVHFSYGLLLAYPVRELYCRVALTRGFWSYFFPLDLVMASSMVFELLEWGVAMVFGGELGMAYLGTQGDVWDAHKDMALASLGALLAMGITAGLNLAIQDDFREEWRESLRPDQSGPLGEEEIGRLIRRRGKAGKK, encoded by the coding sequence ATGAACGTACTCAGCACACTGGGAAAGGTAAGTCGCGACCGGCTGCTGCTGGTGCTGGGAGGACTCCTGCTGGCCGAATTCCTGCTGCTGGCTATTGCCCCCCATGACCGGGCCGACTGGCTGCTCGAAAACATCCTGGTCTTCCTGGCTGTGCCCGTCCTCTACGCCACCTGGCGCTGGTTTCCCCTCTCACGCATTTCCTACCTGCTCATCTTCGCCTTTCTCTTCCTGCACGAGATCGGCGCCCATTACACCTACGCGCAGGTACCCTACGACGCCTGGCTTCGCTCGGCCTTCGGATTCAGCCTCAACGAAGCCATGGGGTGGGAACGCAACCACTTTGACCGTATGGTCCACTTCAGCTACGGACTGCTTCTGGCCTACCCCGTTCGTGAACTTTACTGCCGTGTGGCCCTGACCCGTGGGTTCTGGTCCTACTTTTTTCCCCTGGACCTGGTGATGGCCTCCTCCATGGTCTTCGAGCTGCTGGAGTGGGGCGTGGCCATGGTCTTCGGGGGGGAACTGGGCATGGCCTATCTCGGCACGCAGGGCGATGTCTGGGATGCCCACAAGGACATGGCCCTGGCCAGTCTGGGGGCGCTGCTGGCCATGGGCATCACCGCCGGACTGAACCTGGCCATACAGGACGATTTCCGCGAGGAGTGGAGGGAAAGCCTGCGGCCGGACCAGTCGGGACCCCTGGGCGAAGAAGAGATCGGGCGGCTGATCCGACGCCGCGGGAAGGCCGGGAAAAAATAG
- a CDS encoding MarC family NAAT transporter: MLESLFPESSAVTSYLMGTVTLFLASFTSIISVANPLAAMPVFLSLTEENNPQERATIAKKASFYMFAVLTVFLLGGTYIMNFFGISLSGIRVAGGLIILRAAWDMLGPDKRAKLSAEDQEAAKNKADVSFSPLAMPMLSGPGSIAVVIGLASQAAGVMDLAVVTAAIVLVALIAYLFLRIAPFSARYIGPSGMSAVTRMMGFLAMAIAVQFILSGISRFYGLG; encoded by the coding sequence ATGTTAGAATCTCTTTTTCCCGAAAGCTCCGCGGTGACCAGCTACCTTATGGGTACCGTCACCCTCTTCCTGGCTTCCTTCACCTCCATAATCTCCGTGGCCAATCCCCTGGCGGCCATGCCGGTCTTCCTGAGCCTTACCGAAGAAAACAACCCCCAGGAACGCGCCACCATCGCCAAGAAGGCCTCCTTCTACATGTTCGCAGTGCTGACGGTCTTCCTGCTGGGCGGAACCTATATCATGAATTTTTTCGGCATCAGTCTTTCCGGCATCCGCGTTGCCGGGGGACTCATCATCCTGCGGGCGGCGTGGGACATGCTCGGTCCGGACAAGCGCGCAAAACTTTCGGCAGAAGACCAGGAGGCGGCCAAGAACAAGGCGGACGTCTCTTTCAGTCCCTTGGCCATGCCCATGCTTTCCGGTCCCGGCAGCATCGCCGTTGTTATCGGACTCGCCTCGCAGGCGGCAGGCGTGATGGACCTGGCGGTGGTCACTGCCGCCATCGTGCTGGTAGCGCTTATCGCCTACCTCTTCCTGCGGATAGCCCCCTTCTCGGCCCGCTACATCGGTCCCTCGGGCATGAGTGCGGTCACGCGCATGATGGGCTTCCTGGCCATGGCCATCGCGGTGCAATTTATCCTGAGCGGCATAAGCCGCTTCTACGGCCTGGGCTAG
- a CDS encoding type III pantothenate kinase, with translation MLLTIDVGNSNIVMGTHEGGAWSRHWRLGTDANRTTDEYGVLFHNLFGEAGMAYGDLDNVIIGSVVPQLTATMNEVFSSRAGLEPIILNHRTDTGIRVDTAQPAATGADLIAGAAGAWHQYGEACIVVDFGTATTVMAVTGKGSLVGGAISAGLKVTVDALVGKAAQLSQIPLEPPKRITAAGTVEAMQSGLFMGHLCMIEGLVARMIEEVGPSRVIATGGLAELLAPHTSCFDVVDPMLTLDGLKIIAGRVLGRTF, from the coding sequence ATGCTACTGACCATCGACGTCGGCAACAGCAACATCGTCATGGGCACCCACGAAGGCGGGGCCTGGTCCCGTCACTGGCGCCTGGGTACCGATGCCAACCGCACCACCGACGAGTACGGCGTGCTCTTCCACAACCTGTTCGGGGAAGCCGGCATGGCCTACGGGGATCTTGACAACGTAATTATCGGCAGCGTGGTGCCCCAGCTCACCGCCACCATGAACGAGGTCTTTTCGTCGCGCGCCGGCCTGGAGCCCATCATACTGAACCACCGTACCGATACCGGCATTCGGGTGGACACCGCTCAACCCGCCGCCACCGGAGCAGATCTGATCGCGGGCGCTGCGGGCGCCTGGCACCAGTACGGGGAGGCCTGTATTGTGGTCGACTTTGGCACGGCCACCACCGTTATGGCGGTCACCGGGAAAGGCAGTCTGGTAGGCGGGGCCATCTCAGCCGGACTGAAGGTAACCGTGGACGCTCTGGTGGGCAAGGCGGCTCAGCTATCGCAGATTCCGCTGGAGCCCCCCAAGCGCATCACCGCCGCCGGCACCGTCGAGGCCATGCAGTCAGGACTTTTTATGGGACACCTCTGCATGATCGAGGGATTGGTGGCCCGCATGATAGAGGAGGTGGGTCCGTCAAGAGTCATCGCCACCGGGGGACTGGCCGAGTTGCTTGCCCCGCATACCTCCTGCTTCGATGTGGTGGATCCCATGCTCACACTGGACGGGCTGAAGATCATTGCCGGACGTGTGCTGGGGCGCACCTTCTAG
- a CDS encoding DinB family protein → MNSVERLQKLFRYDAWANERMLASLKATEAGGLEEAEKLMGHLAAAQEIWYGRITGEWSDTPLWPDYSLAACREKLRYMEDRWETLLRNRSGSLDEKIVYTNSSGREFRTMKSDILHHVIIHGQHHRAQAAREMRRSGLEPPGTDYIFYLRQLED, encoded by the coding sequence ATGAATTCAGTCGAACGCCTGCAGAAACTTTTCCGCTACGACGCCTGGGCCAACGAGCGCATGCTCGCCTCCCTCAAAGCCACGGAGGCCGGCGGATTGGAGGAGGCCGAGAAACTGATGGGCCACCTTGCGGCCGCCCAGGAGATATGGTACGGTCGCATTACGGGAGAGTGGAGCGACACCCCGCTCTGGCCTGACTATAGCCTGGCCGCCTGCCGCGAAAAGCTGCGGTACATGGAAGACCGCTGGGAAACCCTGCTGCGCAATCGGTCCGGCTCATTGGACGAAAAGATCGTCTACACCAACAGCAGCGGCAGGGAGTTCCGCACCATGAAATCAGACATCCTGCACCATGTGATCATCCACGGACAACACCACCGCGCCCAGGCGGCCCGTGAGATGCGCCGCAGCGGCTTAGAGCCGCCCGGCACCGATTACATCTTCTATCTGCGCCAGCTTGAAGACTGA
- a CDS encoding alanine/glycine:cation symporter family protein, with translation MWGMPLVVLLCGGGIFFMFYSGFVPFRHLGHALNVLRGKYDDPDDPGDINHFEALSSALAATVGLGNISGVAVAIAVGGPGAVFWMWVSAFFGIATKFFTCTLSIMYRGRDSAGHIQGGTMYMVVEGLGKKWKPLAVIFSIGGLFGALPIFQANQLTQALRDVIYMPNGWVTAEAHFMGDFITGLVLLVLVSIVIFGGIKRIGRVASRMVPAMVVLYVGLVLIILAVNYDQLGYYLGYIFSDAFTAEAAMGGAVYQIIVTGFKRAAFSNEAGIGTATLAHGAAKTKEPIREGLVAMLGPAIDTLLVCTMTAMAILVTGEWQTGSENGIALTAAAFGDALGPIGPYLLVLCVTIFAFSSMFTYSYYGTKCLGFLIGAERQHWYNYFYVGSIVLGAVTTIMSVIHLIDGMFAVMAIPTMITALILAPKVKAAAKDYFSRLDTFETYK, from the coding sequence ATGTGGGGCATGCCCCTGGTGGTCCTCCTCTGCGGAGGCGGGATCTTCTTCATGTTCTACTCGGGCTTTGTGCCCTTCCGCCATCTGGGACACGCCCTGAACGTGCTCCGGGGCAAGTACGACGATCCGGACGATCCCGGTGATATCAACCACTTCGAGGCCCTCTCCAGCGCCCTTGCCGCCACCGTTGGACTCGGCAATATCAGCGGGGTGGCCGTAGCTATCGCCGTCGGGGGACCCGGCGCAGTCTTCTGGATGTGGGTGAGCGCCTTTTTCGGCATCGCAACCAAGTTTTTTACCTGCACCCTCTCCATCATGTATCGCGGCAGGGATTCGGCAGGCCACATCCAGGGGGGCACCATGTATATGGTGGTCGAGGGACTGGGGAAAAAATGGAAACCGCTGGCGGTGATTTTCTCCATCGGGGGACTCTTTGGCGCACTGCCCATCTTCCAGGCCAACCAGCTCACGCAGGCCCTGCGCGATGTAATCTATATGCCCAACGGCTGGGTCACGGCCGAGGCCCATTTCATGGGCGACTTTATTACTGGTTTGGTCCTGCTGGTGCTGGTCTCCATCGTGATCTTTGGCGGCATCAAGCGCATCGGGCGGGTGGCTTCCCGCATGGTGCCCGCCATGGTGGTGCTTTACGTGGGCCTGGTGCTTATTATTCTGGCCGTCAACTACGACCAGCTGGGCTACTATCTCGGCTACATTTTCAGCGATGCCTTCACCGCTGAGGCCGCCATGGGCGGGGCTGTCTACCAGATCATCGTGACGGGCTTCAAGCGCGCCGCCTTTTCCAACGAGGCGGGCATCGGGACCGCCACCCTGGCCCACGGGGCTGCCAAGACCAAGGAGCCGATTCGGGAAGGACTGGTGGCCATGCTCGGGCCGGCCATCGACACCCTCCTCGTATGCACCATGACCGCCATGGCCATCCTGGTGACCGGCGAGTGGCAGACCGGCAGCGAAAACGGCATCGCCCTCACGGCCGCCGCCTTCGGCGACGCCCTGGGTCCCATAGGTCCCTACCTGCTGGTGCTCTGTGTGACCATCTTCGCCTTCAGTTCGATGTTCACCTACTCCTACTACGGCACCAAATGCCTTGGATTTCTCATAGGAGCCGAGCGGCAACACTGGTACAACTACTTCTACGTAGGCTCCATTGTACTGGGCGCGGTAACCACCATCATGTCGGTCATCCACCTTATCGACGGCATGTTCGCCGTGATGGCCATACCCACCATGATCACCGCCCTGATACTGGCGCCCAAGGTCAAGGCGGCGGCCAAAGACTACTTCTCTCGCCTGGACACCTTCGAGACCTACAAGTAG